The Sphingobacterium bambusae genome includes a window with the following:
- a CDS encoding sensor histidine kinase — translation MAHYKVSTELYKSAPQEAKDIAEKGYELAVENKMEEVELSFLNVIGVIESKLYHFDESIKTHFKVLRAREKRGDKQGAMLSLLNIGNVFNMSRDANQALIYYEKAMLLAREVNDLRNEANIAVNIGNIRAQGALKGSSKSDVIAAISYLLKTVDFCKRKAPEVDLYNCYILLGYLYLKNEDVNKSEYYTDLAIGIAEAGDFTYGICYSRINKANIFVRRGQFDLAQKEVDIIRSNIKKSGLHDLYDEFSSDFTKIAKAIQENDRNIVLTDVDSATRADSEAAELIRLKVREELREKYDTEKKELENRNLLLENAAVERESLLFKILLGGAAALLLMFILMLVLLQRKNRQLHMEKSKVEQARDEVKEQAEKIQLQHQELVQADRFRSRIFSVVSHDLRAPIANFQVLLSVSRLVDLPADDIKNTLIAIGQEVETASKMLDELLVWSSQQMSNESLTFQQLKVHDLVDECKLLFADRLRIKELTLLNKVDPQVVISGDLKRFEFILRNIISNAIKFSFLGKTVTVSHQELVQEVIIAITDEGAGMDAEKLQKLQGRDMQESYLGTFQEKGAGIGLMLCHEFANRMGWYIRMESKIGLGSVFYICIPK, via the coding sequence ATGGCGCATTATAAAGTATCGACAGAATTGTATAAAAGTGCTCCCCAAGAAGCGAAAGATATAGCAGAAAAAGGATATGAGCTAGCTGTAGAAAACAAAATGGAGGAGGTTGAATTATCTTTTCTTAATGTGATAGGCGTTATTGAATCTAAATTGTACCATTTTGACGAGAGTATAAAGACACATTTTAAAGTGCTTCGCGCGCGGGAGAAACGAGGTGATAAACAAGGTGCTATGCTATCTCTGCTTAACATCGGCAACGTATTCAATATGAGTAGAGATGCGAATCAAGCACTTATTTATTATGAAAAAGCAATGTTGCTAGCTCGGGAAGTGAATGATTTGCGGAACGAAGCCAATATCGCCGTTAATATAGGTAACATTCGTGCGCAAGGCGCCTTGAAGGGCAGTAGCAAAAGCGATGTGATCGCTGCGATATCCTATCTCTTAAAAACCGTCGATTTTTGTAAGCGTAAAGCACCTGAAGTGGATTTATATAATTGCTATATTCTGCTTGGGTATCTGTATCTCAAAAATGAGGATGTCAATAAAAGTGAGTATTACACCGATTTGGCTATTGGTATTGCCGAAGCAGGTGATTTTACCTATGGAATTTGTTACTCGCGGATAAATAAAGCAAATATTTTTGTCCGAAGAGGTCAGTTTGATCTTGCGCAAAAGGAAGTGGACATTATCCGAAGTAACATAAAGAAAAGTGGACTACATGATCTGTACGACGAATTTAGTTCGGACTTTACAAAAATAGCAAAGGCGATTCAGGAAAACGATAGAAATATTGTGCTTACGGACGTCGATAGTGCTACACGCGCAGATAGCGAAGCTGCGGAGTTGATTCGTCTTAAAGTGCGCGAGGAACTTCGAGAAAAATATGACACCGAGAAAAAAGAACTGGAAAATCGGAACCTGCTGTTGGAAAATGCCGCCGTAGAACGCGAATCGCTCTTATTTAAAATCCTACTGGGCGGAGCCGCCGCCTTGTTGCTTATGTTTATCCTCATGTTGGTATTGTTGCAACGCAAGAATCGGCAACTGCATATGGAAAAGAGCAAGGTCGAACAGGCACGAGATGAAGTAAAGGAACAAGCAGAGAAAATACAGCTACAGCACCAAGAGCTGGTTCAGGCCGACCGTTTTCGTTCGCGTATTTTCTCGGTGGTATCCCACGATCTGCGTGCCCCGATAGCCAATTTTCAAGTATTGCTTTCGGTATCCCGTTTAGTAGACTTGCCTGCAGACGATATTAAGAACACCTTGATTGCTATTGGGCAGGAGGTAGAAACGGCGTCTAAAATGTTGGATGAATTGCTCGTTTGGTCGTCGCAGCAGATGAGTAACGAGAGTTTGACTTTCCAACAGCTCAAGGTACATGATTTGGTCGATGAATGTAAATTGCTTTTTGCAGATCGACTACGTATCAAGGAACTGACGCTTTTAAACAAAGTCGATCCGCAGGTTGTTATTTCTGGCGATCTGAAGCGCTTTGAATTTATTCTGCGTAATATCATCAGTAATGCCATTAAATTTAGCTTCTTGGGAAAAACGGTGACCGTATCTCATCAAGAATTAGTGCAGGAAGTAATTATCGCTATCACTGATGAAGGCGCGGGTATGGATGCCGAAAAGCTGCAGAAACTGCAGGGCAGGGATATGCAAGAAAGTTACTTAGGAACATTTCAGGAAAAGGGTGCGGGTATTGGTTTGATGCTTTGTCATGAGTTTGCAAATCGAATGGGCTGGTATATTCGGATGGAAAGTAAAATTGGACTCGGTAGCGTGTTTTATATATGCATACCGAAATAG